The Pedobacter roseus genome contains a region encoding:
- the arsC gene encoding arsenate reductase (glutaredoxin) (This arsenate reductase requires both glutathione and glutaredoxin to convert arsenate to arsenite, after which the efflux transporter formed by ArsA and ArsB can extrude the arsenite from the cell, providing resistance.), translated as MITIYHNNRCTKSRCALEELQKSGQDFEVIYYLETPPGKAELKEIISKLGIKPLELIRKGEDIFTENYKGKSLSDEEWIDVMIAHPILIERPIVISGNKAVIARPTEKIKEILG; from the coding sequence ATGATTACGATTTACCATAATAACCGCTGTACCAAAAGCCGGTGTGCTTTAGAAGAACTCCAAAAAAGCGGACAAGATTTCGAAGTAATTTATTATCTCGAAACACCTCCCGGGAAAGCCGAACTCAAAGAAATTATCTCGAAACTGGGCATTAAGCCATTGGAGTTGATCCGTAAAGGCGAAGATATTTTTACAGAAAATTATAAAGGAAAAAGCCTAAGTGACGAAGAATGGATTGATGTAATGATCGCTCATCCCATTTTAATTGAAAGACCGATTGTTATTTCAGGAAACAAAGCCGTAATCGCCAGGCCAACTGAAAAGATTAAAGAGATATTGGGTTAA
- a CDS encoding DUF502 domain-containing protein codes for MNKVGKAILNYLIKGLLIVVPIAVSIFIVVWAVTTVDSWLNVNNILGVNPRTGESRNIPGLGLLTVLTIILLAGIFVTNLVTEPMYNWFQRMMQRLPLLNFIYSSIKDLTEAFVGDEKKFNHPVLVEVEGGLKKIGFLTQNDLHKLNLPDEVAVYFPLSYSFAGQLCIVKRDKVADLNMTAADAMKLVVSGGVSGL; via the coding sequence ATGAACAAAGTAGGGAAAGCCATTTTAAACTATTTGATTAAAGGTTTATTAATTGTTGTGCCCATAGCCGTGAGTATTTTTATTGTGGTTTGGGCAGTTACAACGGTTGATAGCTGGTTAAATGTAAATAATATTTTAGGTGTAAATCCGCGTACAGGCGAAAGTCGCAATATTCCGGGTTTAGGTTTGCTGACCGTTTTAACCATCATTTTACTTGCGGGTATTTTCGTAACCAATCTGGTAACCGAACCAATGTACAACTGGTTTCAGCGGATGATGCAACGGTTGCCCTTACTTAACTTCATATATTCATCCATTAAAGATTTAACGGAAGCTTTTGTTGGCGACGAGAAAAAATTTAATCACCCGGTACTGGTAGAGGTGGAAGGCGGTTTAAAAAAGATTGGATTTTTAACACAGAATGACCTGCATAAACTCAATCTGCCTGACGAAGTAGCTGTTTACTTTCCACTTTCTTATTCTTTTGCCGGCCAGCTTTGTATCGTAAAAAGAGATAAGGTTGCTGATTTAAACATGACTGCTGCTGACGCCATGAAACTGGTGGTGAGTGGTGGTGTAAGCGGCCTTTAA
- the trpA gene encoding tryptophan synthase subunit alpha, whose amino-acid sequence MNRIKQLFQEKKNILSIYYTAGYPNTGDTIQIAEALEKSGADMLEIGFPYSDPVADGPVIQASSKQSLDQGMTLKLLFEQLKDLRKKVSIPVLLMGYVNPVLQFGVEKFCEACAEVGVDGCIVPDLPMVEYEEFYKDCFEKHNLSNVFLITPQTAEERIHKIDGLTNGFIYLLSSSATTGKNLEVGDTTEAYFSRIKNLNLKNPTMIGFGISDKQTFDKACSYANGAIIGTAFVKAIADGNLEESVSNFMKKFKG is encoded by the coding sequence ATGAATCGAATTAAACAACTCTTCCAGGAGAAGAAAAATATATTATCAATTTATTATACCGCTGGTTATCCAAATACTGGCGATACTATTCAAATCGCAGAGGCATTGGAGAAATCGGGTGCGGATATGCTCGAAATCGGCTTCCCTTATTCCGATCCTGTTGCAGATGGTCCGGTAATCCAGGCCAGTAGCAAACAATCATTGGATCAGGGGATGACGCTTAAACTGCTTTTCGAACAATTGAAAGACTTGCGGAAAAAAGTAAGTATCCCTGTTTTGTTAATGGGGTATGTAAACCCTGTTTTGCAGTTTGGTGTTGAAAAATTTTGTGAAGCTTGTGCCGAAGTAGGAGTAGATGGTTGCATCGTTCCCGATTTGCCTATGGTAGAATATGAGGAATTTTATAAAGATTGCTTTGAAAAACATAACCTGAGCAATGTGTTTTTAATCACGCCTCAAACGGCTGAAGAACGTATCCATAAAATTGATGGCTTAACCAATGGATTTATCTATTTGTTATCCTCATCGGCAACTACAGGTAAAAACCTCGAAGTTGGCGATACCACCGAAGCTTATTTCAGCAGGATTAAAAACCTGAACCTGAAGAACCCAACGATGATCGGTTTCGGGATCAGCGATAAACAGACTTTCGATAAAGCCTGCTCGTATGCCAATGGCGCAATTATCGGTACTGCTTTCGTTAAAGCCATTGCCGATGGTAATTTAGAAGAAAGTGTGAGCAACTTTATGAAGAAGTTTAAAGGTTAG
- the recR gene encoding recombination mediator RecR, producing the protein MNFSSKLLEDAVNEFSKLPGVGQKTALRLVLHLLNKEQEEVNQFGNTFIKLKQQIKHCATCHNISDYTVCEICTSIKRDKETICVVEDTRDVMAIENTGQYFGVYHVLGGLISPMDGVGPSDLFIDGLVARMAVGGIKEVILALSPNMEGDTTLFYLYKRLKEFNVPVTTIARGIAFGGELEYTDEITLGRSIITRVPYETAMMK; encoded by the coding sequence ATGAATTTTTCATCCAAGCTGCTCGAAGATGCGGTAAACGAATTCTCGAAACTTCCTGGTGTAGGGCAAAAAACAGCTTTACGGTTGGTTTTACATCTTTTAAACAAAGAACAGGAGGAGGTAAACCAGTTTGGCAATACATTTATCAAATTAAAACAGCAGATTAAACATTGCGCCACCTGCCATAACATTTCTGATTATACGGTGTGCGAAATCTGTACTTCGATAAAACGCGATAAAGAAACCATCTGTGTGGTAGAAGATACCCGCGATGTAATGGCGATTGAAAACACCGGACAATATTTTGGCGTTTACCATGTTTTGGGTGGATTAATTTCCCCTATGGATGGTGTGGGCCCGTCTGATTTGTTTATTGATGGATTGGTGGCCAGAATGGCTGTGGGAGGCATTAAAGAAGTAATTTTAGCTTTAAGTCCGAATATGGAGGGCGATACCACCTTGTTCTACCTTTATAAAAGACTAAAGGAATTTAATGTTCCGGTAACCACCATTGCCCGCGGAATTGCATTTGGCGGCGAACTCGAATATACGGATGAAATTACACTGGGCAGATCGATCATTACCCGCGTGCCTTACGAAACCGCGATGATGAAATAG
- a CDS encoding LOG family protein produces the protein MTSEEKIRSAFENKDWQEIKVTDSWQIFKIMAEFVDGFEKLAKIGPCVTIYGSARTAQTHRYYQLAEQCGKLLTDRGYGVITGGGPGIMEAGNKGAHTNGGKSVGLNIELPFEQFHNKYIDHNKLLEFDYFFVRKVMFMKYSQGFVVLPGGFGTMDELFEALTLIQTGKIARFPIVLVGVDYWGGLIDWIKGTMLQKEHNIHEEDLNLFRLVDTAEEAAEHIFRFYDKYVLKPNF, from the coding sequence ATGACGAGTGAAGAAAAAATTAGAAGTGCTTTCGAAAACAAAGACTGGCAGGAAATAAAAGTAACCGATTCCTGGCAAATTTTTAAAATCATGGCCGAATTTGTTGATGGCTTTGAAAAACTGGCTAAAATTGGTCCATGTGTCACCATTTACGGATCTGCCCGTACAGCTCAAACGCATAGATATTATCAATTGGCAGAGCAATGCGGTAAATTACTAACCGATCGCGGTTATGGTGTAATTACTGGCGGTGGCCCGGGTATTATGGAGGCAGGTAACAAAGGTGCGCATACCAATGGTGGTAAATCGGTTGGTTTAAATATCGAATTGCCATTTGAGCAGTTCCACAACAAATATATTGATCATAATAAATTACTGGAGTTTGATTATTTCTTTGTGCGTAAAGTGATGTTCATGAAATACAGTCAGGGTTTTGTGGTTTTACCAGGTGGTTTTGGTACCATGGATGAACTTTTCGAGGCTTTAACCTTAATCCAGACCGGAAAAATTGCACGTTTCCCAATTGTATTGGTTGGTGTTGATTATTGGGGTGGATTAATTGACTGGATTAAAGGAACCATGTTGCAGAAGGAACATAATATCCATGAAGAAGATTTAAACCTTTTCAGGCTGGTAGATACCGCAGAAGAAGCTGCAGAGCATATTTTCCGTTTCTACGATAAATACGTACTTAAACCGAATTTCTAG
- a CDS encoding alpha/beta hydrolase produces MYKSLVLLMLLFQTILSSAQVKKVKNINYAGNTDEANTLNIFYKNDSIKNKPVLIFIHGGSWSSGKKETYWWLGRNFARKGIVTVIINYRLAPNVQYEKMGDDCALAVKWVQEHIADYTASKEKIFVMGHSAGAHLGELINADPKYFKKIGIKNPIKGVILDDPFGLDMKEYLTTAEKDHFYFDFIRTFTGQPAVWKVASPLDYVNNIKNPHLLFYGSKTYGAIKLQTPRLYEKLKANNVPVEIKEIKGKSHVPMISQMIFGGNQLYKDIVDFIQKTSS; encoded by the coding sequence ATGTACAAATCCCTTGTTTTATTAATGCTTTTGTTCCAAACGATACTTTCTTCTGCACAGGTTAAAAAAGTAAAAAACATAAATTATGCGGGCAATACCGACGAAGCCAATACGCTTAATATTTTTTACAAAAACGACAGCATTAAAAATAAACCCGTATTAATTTTCATTCACGGTGGTTCATGGAGCAGTGGTAAAAAAGAAACTTACTGGTGGTTGGGGAGAAATTTCGCGCGGAAGGGTATAGTTACGGTCATCATCAATTACCGCTTAGCGCCAAATGTTCAGTACGAAAAAATGGGCGATGATTGTGCTTTGGCTGTAAAGTGGGTACAAGAGCATATAGCCGATTATACGGCAAGTAAGGAAAAGATTTTTGTAATGGGACATTCTGCCGGGGCGCATTTGGGCGAACTGATCAATGCAGATCCTAAATATTTTAAAAAAATCGGCATTAAAAATCCCATTAAAGGTGTAATTCTCGATGATCCTTTTGGTTTGGACATGAAGGAATATTTAACCACAGCCGAAAAAGATCATTTTTATTTCGATTTCATCAGAACTTTTACCGGTCAACCTGCGGTTTGGAAAGTGGCTTCGCCATTGGATTATGTCAATAACATCAAAAATCCGCATCTGCTTTTTTATGGAAGTAAAACTTATGGTGCCATTAAATTACAAACACCAAGGTTATACGAAAAGCTTAAAGCCAATAATGTTCCGGTAGAAATAAAAGAAATTAAAGGCAAAAGCCATGTGCCGATGATTAGTCAGATGATTTTTGGCGGCAATCAATTGTATAAGGATATTGTAGATTTTATACAAAAAACATCTTCGTAA
- a CDS encoding TetR/AcrR family transcriptional regulator: protein MGSKERILRLKDETRTKILDAALNIVQTEGWQALSMRKIADQIEYTAPIIYEYFSNKDGILLELTRRGYLMLAKDIREARDKHESPEDKMEAMWIAYWNFAFAHKEFYQLMYGVDMVCCTVKNSMPEAENVGGMLGDVIESLFEKKPVSEDDICMKYYTYWSIIHGLISINLVRPNGRTTDELNQQILKDAIKGITLSINS from the coding sequence ATGGGAAGTAAAGAAAGAATTCTACGTTTAAAAGATGAAACCAGAACAAAAATTCTGGATGCTGCCTTGAACATTGTTCAAACAGAAGGCTGGCAGGCATTGAGTATGCGTAAAATTGCCGACCAGATTGAATATACTGCACCAATTATTTACGAATATTTTTCCAACAAAGACGGCATCTTACTGGAACTCACCAGAAGAGGGTATTTAATGTTGGCCAAAGATATCCGCGAAGCCAGGGATAAACACGAATCTCCTGAAGATAAAATGGAAGCCATGTGGATTGCCTACTGGAACTTCGCCTTTGCCCACAAAGAATTTTATCAGTTGATGTATGGCGTGGATATGGTTTGCTGTACCGTTAAAAATTCAATGCCCGAAGCCGAAAATGTAGGCGGTATGTTGGGTGATGTAATTGAATCTTTATTCGAAAAGAAGCCAGTGTCTGAAGATGATATCTGCATGAAGTATTACACTTATTGGTCGATCATCCATGGCTTGATTTCCATCAACCTTGTTCGACCTAACGGAAGAACAACCGACGAACTAAACCAGCAAATTTTAAAAGATGCCATCAAAGGCATTACATTATCTATTAATAGTTAG
- a CDS encoding GNAT family N-acetyltransferase, which translates to MIFREAKTTDIAPIQIVRHTVKENILSDPALVTDKDCEEFITGRGKGWVCEVNGEVVGFSIVDLKEHNIWALFLRPEFEGRGIGKELHRLMIDWYFEQTKAPVWLGTSPNTRAEEFYIRQGWKKAGMVNKGEVKFEMSYEDWRNR; encoded by the coding sequence ATGATTTTCCGCGAAGCAAAAACAACTGACATTGCGCCGATACAAATTGTCAGGCATACCGTTAAAGAGAACATTTTGTCCGATCCTGCTTTAGTAACTGACAAAGATTGCGAAGAATTTATTACCGGGCGAGGCAAAGGTTGGGTTTGTGAGGTAAATGGTGAAGTAGTTGGTTTTTCAATTGTAGATTTAAAGGAGCATAATATATGGGCTTTATTTCTTCGGCCAGAATTTGAAGGCAGAGGTATTGGTAAAGAACTGCACCGGTTAATGATAGATTGGTATTTTGAGCAGACTAAAGCGCCAGTATGGTTGGGCACATCGCCAAATACCCGTGCCGAAGAATTTTATATCAGGCAAGGCTGGAAAAAAGCAGGAATGGTAAATAAGGGGGAAGTGAAATTTGAGATGAGTTATGAGGATTGGAGGAATAGGTAG
- a CDS encoding ion channel, with protein sequence MAFFKRKVQFNDDFGFGSNPVTKNQRMLNADGSANIERTGLPWFKFDDTYTRLVTMSWTRFFFVILLAYLVVNTIFAVLYNVVGIENLDGAKGVTLRDQFFDAFFFSAQTISTVGYGHISPQGFVTSVLAAFESMLGLLAFALATGLLYGRFSRPTSKVSFSKKMVIAPYENGHGLMCRLVNLRRNQLIEVEVQMVMSYNETVDGKHVRKFYPLALERDKIGILSLNWTLVHAITEDSPFYEKSLTELQHAEVEVFVILKAFDDTFSQTIHTRTSYQDEEIEMDAKFDKMYYHNEEGKMVMDYSKLDKITPTV encoded by the coding sequence ATGGCTTTCTTTAAAAGAAAAGTACAGTTTAATGATGATTTCGGTTTCGGATCCAATCCGGTAACCAAAAATCAGCGTATGCTCAATGCCGATGGCTCAGCAAATATCGAGCGCACCGGATTGCCTTGGTTCAAATTTGATGATACCTACACCCGATTGGTAACCATGAGCTGGACACGGTTTTTCTTTGTGATTCTTCTCGCCTACCTCGTGGTAAATACCATTTTTGCAGTTTTATATAATGTTGTTGGGATTGAAAATTTAGATGGCGCCAAAGGTGTAACCCTCCGCGATCAGTTTTTTGATGCCTTTTTCTTTTCTGCCCAAACCATTTCTACGGTGGGTTATGGCCATATTTCGCCACAGGGCTTTGTTACCAGTGTGCTTGCCGCTTTCGAAAGCATGTTGGGTTTGCTGGCATTTGCTTTGGCTACCGGCTTATTGTATGGCCGCTTCAGTCGCCCTACTTCTAAGGTGAGTTTTAGCAAAAAAATGGTGATCGCTCCTTACGAAAACGGTCATGGCCTGATGTGCCGTTTGGTTAATTTACGCCGTAATCAGCTCATAGAGGTTGAGGTGCAAATGGTGATGTCGTACAATGAAACGGTTGATGGCAAACATGTTAGAAAGTTTTATCCTTTGGCGTTAGAGCGTGATAAAATCGGTATCCTCTCTTTAAACTGGACGCTGGTACACGCCATTACCGAAGATAGTCCTTTTTACGAAAAATCTTTAACCGAGCTCCAGCATGCCGAGGTTGAGGTTTTTGTGATCCTTAAAGCTTTTGACGATACTTTTTCGCAGACGATCCATACCAGAACGAGTTATCAGGATGAGGAGATAGAAATGGATGCTAAGTTTGATAAAATGTATTACCATAACGAAGAAGGCAAAATGGTGATGGATTATAGTAAGCTGGATAAGATCACGCCGACGGTGTAA
- a CDS encoding phosphoribosylanthranilate isomerase, translating into MLKLKVCGMRLAANIAAVAELHPDYLGFIFYEKSPRLISEVSAELIKYIPSEIKTVGVFVNEELEKVKDKVNLLKLKAVQLHGSESPEYCEALKSTFPTLEVIKAFGIDEDFDFSTLQPYLKAADYFLFDTKTKVHGGSGKTFNWSVLDQYTYTKPYFLSGGIDLEHSTAIKKINDERLYALDINSRFETEPGLKDAAKIKEFIQEVNK; encoded by the coding sequence ATGTTAAAGTTAAAAGTTTGTGGAATGCGTTTGGCGGCCAATATTGCTGCGGTAGCAGAATTGCATCCAGATTATTTGGGGTTTATTTTTTATGAAAAATCGCCCAGGTTGATCAGCGAGGTTTCTGCCGAATTGATCAAATACATTCCATCAGAAATTAAAACCGTTGGTGTTTTCGTCAATGAAGAGCTTGAAAAAGTAAAAGATAAAGTAAACTTACTGAAGTTAAAAGCTGTTCAGTTACATGGAAGTGAGTCTCCTGAGTATTGTGAAGCATTAAAATCGACTTTCCCTACTCTGGAAGTAATCAAAGCTTTTGGAATAGATGAAGATTTTGATTTTTCAACTTTACAACCTTATTTAAAGGCAGCAGATTATTTTCTGTTCGATACAAAGACGAAAGTACATGGTGGGTCGGGAAAAACATTCAATTGGTCTGTTTTAGACCAATATACTTACACCAAACCTTATTTTTTGAGCGGTGGAATTGATTTAGAACACAGCACGGCTATCAAAAAAATAAACGACGAACGTTTATATGCATTGGATATCAATAGCCGTTTCGAAACCGAACCAGGCCTGAAGGATGCAGCGAAAATTAAAGAATTTATACAGGAAGTGAATAAATAG
- a CDS encoding SDR family oxidoreductase: MNLKNKVIIITGASSGIGKACAEEFAKRGANLVLAARQYVTLCEITAELEKKYDIRAVAVQADVSKEADCELIIKQALVSFQKIDILVNNAGLSMRALFNDLDLSVLKDLMDVNFWGTVYCTKYALPEILKTKGTVVGVSSIAGFRGLPGRTGYSASKFAMNGFMESLRTELLKTGVNVLLACPGFTASNIRVTALSKDGAAHGETSMDEGKMMSSEEVASIIADGIEQRKRTLIMTGQGKLAVWMNKLFPAFVDKKVFDLFAKEKNPLIKA, encoded by the coding sequence ATGAACCTAAAAAATAAAGTAATCATCATCACCGGGGCATCAAGCGGAATCGGAAAAGCCTGTGCCGAAGAATTTGCAAAACGTGGGGCCAATCTGGTCTTAGCTGCCCGTCAATACGTTACCCTTTGCGAAATTACGGCAGAATTGGAGAAAAAATATGACATCAGGGCGGTGGCAGTTCAGGCTGATGTAAGTAAAGAAGCCGACTGCGAACTGATTATCAAACAAGCTTTAGTATCCTTTCAAAAGATTGATATCCTGGTGAACAATGCCGGATTATCAATGCGTGCGTTATTTAATGATCTGGATTTATCGGTACTTAAAGACCTGATGGATGTAAATTTCTGGGGAACGGTGTACTGCACCAAATATGCTTTACCCGAGATTTTGAAAACCAAAGGCACGGTTGTTGGCGTTTCATCGATTGCCGGTTTCCGTGGTTTGCCAGGCAGAACAGGTTATTCTGCATCTAAATTTGCGATGAACGGATTTATGGAATCTTTGCGTACCGAATTATTGAAGACAGGTGTAAACGTGCTTTTGGCCTGCCCTGGTTTTACGGCTTCTAACATCCGCGTAACTGCTCTTTCAAAAGATGGCGCTGCTCATGGCGAAACCAGTATGGATGAAGGTAAAATGATGTCATCAGAAGAAGTGGCCAGCATTATTGCCGATGGTATTGAACAACGCAAACGTACGCTCATTATGACCGGACAAGGTAAACTAGCTGTTTGGATGAACAAACTTTTCCCTGCATTTGTAGATAAAAAAGTATTTGATTTATTCGCCAAAGAGAAAAATCCACTGATTAAAGCTTAA
- the trpB gene encoding tryptophan synthase subunit beta, translating to MKYKVNEKGYYGDFGGAYIPEMLYPNVEELRQNYLKIIDDAGFQKEFHQLLKDYVGRPSPLYLAKRYSERFGANIFLKREDLNHTGAHKINNTIGQILLAEKLGKKRIIAETGAGQHGVATATVCALRNLECVIYMGEVDIERQAPNVARMKMLGAKVVPASSGSKTLKDATNEAMRDWINNPVDTHYIIGSVVGPHPYPDMVAIFQSIISEETKKQLLEQTGSDQPDYVLACVGGGSNAMGMFYHFMDDENVKLIAVEAAGKGVSSGFSAATTYLGKEGVLHGSRSILMQTPDGQVVEPHSVSAGLDYPGIGPQHAHLFKTGRGEYVSITDEESLDAGLLCTQLEGIIPAIESAHALAYLEKMEFKGGENVVVCLSGRGDKDLDTYIKYFNL from the coding sequence ATGAAATACAAAGTAAACGAAAAAGGATATTATGGAGATTTTGGAGGTGCATACATCCCCGAAATGCTTTATCCAAATGTAGAAGAATTGCGTCAAAACTATTTAAAGATTATTGATGATGCCGGTTTTCAAAAGGAATTTCATCAGTTATTGAAAGATTACGTTGGCCGTCCTTCGCCATTATATCTTGCCAAAAGGTATTCGGAAAGATTTGGTGCCAATATTTTCTTAAAAAGGGAAGATTTAAACCATACGGGTGCACATAAGATCAACAATACCATCGGTCAGATTTTATTGGCCGAAAAATTGGGTAAAAAAAGAATCATTGCCGAAACTGGCGCTGGTCAGCATGGTGTAGCTACTGCTACGGTTTGTGCTTTGCGTAACCTCGAATGTGTAATTTATATGGGCGAGGTCGATATCGAGCGCCAGGCACCGAATGTTGCCCGTATGAAAATGTTGGGTGCAAAGGTTGTTCCCGCTAGTTCTGGAAGTAAAACCTTAAAAGATGCTACTAATGAGGCTATGCGCGACTGGATCAATAATCCGGTTGATACACATTACATTATTGGTTCGGTAGTGGGTCCACACCCTTACCCTGATATGGTGGCCATTTTTCAATCGATCATCTCCGAAGAAACCAAAAAACAATTGTTAGAGCAAACTGGTAGCGATCAGCCTGATTATGTTTTGGCGTGCGTAGGTGGTGGAAGTAACGCCATGGGCATGTTCTACCATTTTATGGATGACGAAAATGTTAAACTGATTGCCGTTGAAGCAGCCGGAAAAGGGGTATCGAGTGGATTTTCTGCCGCAACTACTTATCTGGGTAAAGAAGGTGTTTTACACGGTAGCAGAAGTATTTTGATGCAAACACCAGATGGCCAGGTCGTAGAGCCACACTCAGTTTCTGCAGGATTGGATTATCCGGGCATTGGTCCACAGCATGCACATTTGTTTAAAACCGGCCGCGGAGAATATGTTTCCATTACCGATGAAGAAAGTTTAGATGCGGGTTTGCTTTGTACCCAACTGGAAGGCATTATTCCGGCCATAGAAAGTGCACATGCCTTAGCTTATTTAGAAAAAATGGAATTTAAAGGTGGCGAAAACGTAGTGGTTTGCCTTTCAGGCCGTGGCGACAAGGATTTAGATACCTATATAAAATATTTTAATCTTTAA
- the trpD gene encoding anthranilate phosphoribosyltransferase, with product MKKILNHLFENKSFSREEAKNILISISEGAFNSSQIAAFITAYAMRNITVQELQGFRDAMLDMCVKVNLSGYELIDLCGTGGDGKDTFNISTLSSFVVAGAGHPVAKHGNYGVSSGCGSSNVMEYLGYTFTNDEDTLKRNLDKAGICFLHAPLFNPAMKIVAPIRKELGVKTFFNMLGPMVNPGQPKYQMVGVFSLELARLYAYLYQDTDKSYTIVHALEGYDEVSLTCDVKTFSNKGEQILTLDDMGFEKVDINAIKGGDTVESSAKIFMDVLNGEATDVQNNVVLCNSALAIKTIKPELSFADCFYEAEESLMSKKALNSFKNLLAC from the coding sequence ATGAAAAAGATATTAAACCATTTATTCGAGAACAAGAGTTTTAGCAGGGAAGAAGCAAAGAACATTTTAATCTCCATTTCGGAAGGAGCTTTTAATTCTTCGCAGATTGCTGCTTTTATTACTGCTTACGCCATGCGCAACATCACGGTGCAGGAGTTACAGGGCTTCCGTGATGCGATGTTGGATATGTGTGTAAAGGTTAATTTATCGGGTTACGAACTGATAGATCTTTGTGGCACCGGTGGCGACGGTAAGGATACATTCAACATTTCTACCTTATCCTCTTTTGTAGTGGCAGGTGCTGGTCATCCGGTGGCCAAACATGGTAATTATGGCGTTTCGTCGGGCTGTGGCTCTTCCAATGTAATGGAATATCTTGGTTATACTTTTACGAATGATGAAGACACTTTAAAACGCAATCTGGACAAGGCGGGGATCTGTTTCCTGCATGCCCCTTTGTTTAATCCAGCGATGAAAATAGTAGCCCCGATCCGCAAGGAACTGGGCGTGAAAACATTTTTCAATATGCTGGGCCCAATGGTTAACCCCGGACAGCCAAAATACCAGATGGTAGGGGTTTTCAGTTTAGAACTGGCTCGTTTATATGCTTATTTATATCAGGATACCGATAAAAGTTATACCATTGTGCATGCCTTAGAAGGCTATGATGAGGTTTCGTTAACCTGTGATGTAAAAACCTTTTCGAACAAAGGTGAGCAGATTTTAACGCTTGACGATATGGGCTTTGAAAAAGTGGATATAAATGCGATTAAAGGTGGCGATACGGTAGAATCGTCAGCCAAAATATTTATGGATGTGTTAAACGGCGAAGCTACCGATGTGCAGAACAATGTGGTGTTGTGCAATTCAGCATTAGCAATCAAAACGATCAAACCTGAACTTTCTTTTGCCGATTGTTTCTATGAAGCAGAAGAATCTTTAATGAGCAAAAAGGCGTTAAACAGTTTCAAAAACTTATTGGCATGTTAA